A genomic region of Sarcophilus harrisii chromosome 6, mSarHar1.11, whole genome shotgun sequence contains the following coding sequences:
- the LOC100921370 gene encoding olfactory receptor 480-like — MTSKNYTAVTEFFILGLTDDPTLRVFFFVVFLGIYFVILLSNLSIIISIQKSSQLHTPMYLFLSHLAFVDIGLSSSVTPVMLMSFLRDMTSISLSGCAVQLYFLVAFGTTEGLMLGVMAYDRYVAICSPLLYSINMSTKVCSLLIITAYLGGCWNGWTFIGCLLNLSFCGPNKINHFFCDYSPLLKLSCSHVPLVEILPSFSSGSVIVIAVLIITISYVYILSSVLRMRSIEGRSKAFSTCTSHLTAVTLFFGTTTFVYVMPKSIYSTDQNKVVSIFYSVIIPMLNPLIYSLRNKEMKGAMKRLIGTKHLFL; from the coding sequence ATGACTAGCAAAAACTACACTGCCGTGACAGAATTCTTTATTTTGGGGTTGACAGATGACCCAACCCTTcgtgttttcttttttgtggtattTCTAGGaatctattttgtcattttactGAGCAATCTAAGCATCATAATATCCATCCAAAAGAGCTCCCAACTTCACACTCCAATGTACCTTTTCCTCAGCCACTTGGCTTTTGTAGATATTGggctttcctcatctgtcacaCCTGTGATGCTCATGAGCTTTCTTAGGGACATGACCTCAATCTCTCTGTCAGGCTGTGCAGTTCAACTTTATTTTCTAGTTGCCTTTGGGACAACTGAAGGTTTAATGCTGGGTGTGATGGCCTATGATCGGTACGTGGCCATCTGTAGTCCCCTACTCTACTCCATCAATATGTCAACTAAAGTCTGCAGTCTTTTAATCATCACAGCTTACCTAGGTGGTTGTTGGAATGGTTGGACCTTTATTGGTTGCTTattgaatttgtctttttgtGGACCCAATAAAATCAATCACTTCTTCTGTGACTACTCACCTTTGCTGAAACTTTCTTGTTCCCATGTTCCTCTTGttgaaattcttccttctttctcttcaggATCGGTAATTGTAATAGCAGTTTTAATTATAACTATCTCTTATGTTTATATTCTCTCCTCAGTCCTGAGGATGCGCTCCATTGAGGGGAGATCCAAAGCTTTCTCCACATGTACTTCCCACCTTACTGCCGTTACACTGTTCTTTGGTACCACTACATTTGTTTATGTGATGCCTAAGTCAATATATTCTACTGATCAGAACAAAGTGGTGTCCATTTTCTATAGTGTAATAATCCCCATGTTGAATCCCCTGATCTATAGTCTGAGAAACAAGGAAATGAAAGGGGCCATGAAAAGACTGATAGGCACAAAAcacttgtttttataa